In one window of Erwinia tasmaniensis Et1/99 DNA:
- a CDS encoding FdhF/YdeP family oxidoreductase — MKFKQAIKPYQAAAGGWGSLEATTRFVFDSKEVLKNMRNLMRMNKAKGFDCPGCAWGDDNKSTFSFCENGAKAVTWEATRRHIGAEFFAQYSVSALYQQSDYFLEYQGRLTEPLRYNRATDRYEPIGWQEAFELIASHIKAMDNPDQMELYTSGRASNEASWLYQLFGRMNGSNNFPDCSNMCHEASGTGLKRSIGVGKGTIRLDDFDHANAIFVFGQNPGTNHPRMLHSLRHAADHGAKIVTFNTLRERGLERFADPQKPLEVVTSKSGTISSSYYQPNLGGDMAAVRGMVKVLAENHHARIAAGEKGLFDEAFIQANTEGVDAYLAMVDATGWPQIVKQSGLSEEQIREAAAIYQSADRVICTWAMGITQHKHSVDTVREIVNLQLLFGQLGKKGAGLCPVRGHSNVQGNRTMGIDEKPSKAFLDSLGEHFSFTPPREIGHNTVQALEAMLRDEIKVLIALGGNLAAAAPDSPRTEEALKRCGLTVQISTKLNRSHLCPGNQDALILPTLGRTEQDIQASGPQFITVEDSFSMVHASEGVGKPIATTQRSETWIVAGIAHAVLGSEKVDWLGLADDYNKIRDHIAATIPGFSDFNTRCDIKGGFYLGNAAADLRFNTLNEKAQFSAPALPATLFPQLDVDVPFTLQTLRSHDQYNTTIYGLDDRYRGVYGQREVLFINPEDLAELGYAAGDDVDIETLWNDGITRKVSGFKLVPYAIPRGNLAAYYPETNPLVPLSSFGDGSGTPTSKSIPVKITLSPVVDGLRIA, encoded by the coding sequence ATGAAATTTAAACAAGCCATTAAGCCTTACCAGGCCGCTGCGGGCGGCTGGGGTTCGTTGGAAGCCACCACCCGTTTCGTTTTCGACAGCAAAGAAGTGTTAAAAAACATGCGTAACCTGATGCGCATGAATAAAGCCAAAGGTTTTGACTGCCCCGGCTGTGCGTGGGGTGACGATAATAAAAGTACCTTCAGCTTCTGCGAAAACGGTGCAAAAGCGGTGACCTGGGAAGCAACCCGTCGCCATATCGGTGCGGAATTTTTTGCTCAGTACAGCGTATCGGCTCTCTATCAACAAAGCGACTATTTCCTGGAATATCAGGGCCGCCTGACCGAGCCGCTGCGCTATAACCGCGCAACCGATCGCTATGAGCCCATCGGCTGGCAGGAGGCATTCGAGCTCATCGCTTCTCATATTAAAGCGATGGATAATCCTGACCAAATGGAGCTTTACACCTCCGGCCGCGCCAGTAATGAAGCGTCATGGCTGTACCAGCTGTTTGGCCGTATGAACGGCAGTAACAACTTCCCCGACTGCTCCAACATGTGTCACGAGGCCAGCGGCACGGGTCTGAAACGCAGCATCGGAGTGGGAAAAGGAACGATCCGCCTTGATGATTTCGATCATGCCAACGCTATTTTTGTCTTCGGCCAGAATCCCGGCACTAACCACCCACGTATGCTGCACAGCCTGCGTCATGCCGCCGATCACGGAGCAAAAATCGTCACCTTTAATACGCTGCGCGAACGTGGACTTGAACGTTTCGCCGATCCGCAAAAGCCGCTGGAAGTGGTCACCAGCAAATCGGGGACTATCAGTTCGAGTTATTACCAGCCTAATCTGGGCGGAGATATGGCGGCGGTGCGCGGCATGGTGAAAGTGCTGGCTGAAAATCATCACGCACGTATCGCTGCTGGTGAAAAGGGGCTTTTCGATGAAGCCTTTATCCAGGCCAATACCGAAGGTGTAGATGCCTATCTTGCAATGGTTGACGCCACCGGCTGGCCGCAGATTGTTAAACAGTCCGGCCTGAGCGAGGAACAGATCCGCGAAGCGGCGGCGATTTATCAGAGCGCGGATCGGGTGATTTGTACCTGGGCAATGGGTATTACCCAGCATAAGCACTCCGTCGATACCGTACGCGAAATCGTTAACCTACAGCTGCTGTTTGGCCAACTGGGAAAAAAAGGCGCGGGCCTCTGTCCAGTTCGCGGCCACAGTAATGTGCAGGGCAACCGCACTATGGGGATTGACGAAAAGCCCTCTAAGGCGTTTCTTGACAGTCTCGGGGAGCACTTCTCCTTTACTCCCCCGCGTGAAATCGGTCACAACACCGTGCAGGCGCTGGAGGCGATGCTGCGTGATGAGATCAAGGTTCTTATTGCACTTGGCGGCAATCTTGCGGCAGCCGCACCGGACAGCCCGCGCACCGAAGAAGCGCTGAAGCGCTGCGGCCTGACGGTGCAAATCAGTACCAAGCTGAACCGCAGCCACCTTTGCCCCGGAAATCAGGATGCCCTTATCCTGCCGACGCTTGGACGCACGGAGCAGGATATTCAGGCCAGCGGTCCGCAGTTTATCACCGTCGAAGACTCTTTCAGCATGGTGCACGCTTCGGAAGGCGTTGGTAAGCCCATCGCCACTACCCAGCGTTCTGAAACCTGGATCGTGGCCGGAATTGCTCATGCGGTGCTGGGCAGCGAGAAAGTTGACTGGCTCGGGCTGGCGGATGACTACAATAAAATTCGCGATCACATTGCCGCGACCATCCCAGGCTTCAGCGATTTTAATACCCGCTGCGATATTAAAGGCGGCTTCTATCTGGGCAATGCCGCCGCCGATCTGCGCTTCAACACCCTGAATGAGAAGGCGCAGTTTAGCGCGCCCGCCCTGCCCGCGACCCTTTTCCCGCAGCTGGACGTTGACGTTCCCTTCACCCTGCAAACCCTACGCTCGCACGATCAGTACAACACCACGATTTACGGGTTGGACGATCGCTATCGCGGAGTCTATGGCCAGCGCGAGGTGTTGTTTATCAACCCGGAAGATTTAGCGGAACTGGGATACGCCGCCGGGGATGATGTTGATATCGAAACCCTGTGGAATGATGGTATTACCCGTAAGGTTAGCGGCTTTAAGCTGGTTCCTTACGCCATTCCGCGCGGTAATCTTGCCGCCTATTATCCGGAGACAAATCCGCTGGTTCCCCTCTCCAGCTTTGGCGACGGCAGCGGCACGCCGACGTCAAAATCGATCCCGGTTAAAATCACCCTGTCGCCGGTCGTGGACGGGCTACGCATCGCCTGA
- a CDS encoding LysR family transcriptional regulator, with amino-acid sequence MDIKQLIYLCNLERERHFGRAAEASFVSQPTLSMRLKNLERELGLSLINRSNNFAGFTPEGERVLSWAREIVSVYQGLKLEVESLKHGAGGTLRIGVVPQCSISLPVLLKAVSERYSQLDYRVAVLSADQLLEALNSHTVDVGIGYFEPATLRELHFQAEMLADRGVELLYHPYYFPQLAGEASLELVDIARLPLCLAEQTRYFRRYIDSHFRDAGLSLRVVLETTSVFQLLQGVQVGLGCLISPVGHLPERVPGDLQRCRVVIPPMSRQGAVVIAEPGRATPLAQHFFDEVRRWLTG; translated from the coding sequence ATGGATATTAAACAGCTGATCTATCTGTGTAATTTAGAGCGTGAACGCCATTTTGGCCGCGCTGCCGAGGCCAGTTTTGTCAGTCAGCCTACGCTGTCCATGCGTTTAAAAAATCTTGAACGTGAATTAGGACTGTCGTTAATCAACCGCAGTAACAACTTTGCCGGTTTCACCCCGGAAGGTGAAAGAGTCCTGTCATGGGCACGTGAGATAGTTTCTGTCTATCAGGGGCTTAAGTTAGAGGTTGAATCACTCAAACATGGGGCCGGCGGTACGCTGCGTATCGGCGTTGTGCCCCAATGCAGTATTTCCCTGCCGGTTCTTCTTAAAGCGGTCAGTGAACGCTATTCACAGCTCGACTACCGCGTAGCGGTGCTCAGTGCCGACCAGCTGCTGGAAGCGCTTAACAGTCACACTGTCGATGTTGGCATCGGTTATTTTGAACCGGCAACCCTGCGCGAGCTGCACTTCCAGGCCGAGATGCTGGCGGATAGGGGGGTGGAACTGCTATACCATCCCTACTATTTTCCGCAGCTGGCGGGTGAAGCCTCTCTGGAACTGGTGGATATTGCCAGGCTACCGCTGTGTCTCGCTGAACAAACGCGCTATTTTCGTCGCTACATTGACAGCCATTTCCGTGATGCAGGCCTCAGCCTTCGAGTGGTGCTGGAAACGACCTCCGTGTTTCAGCTGTTGCAGGGTGTTCAGGTCGGGCTTGGCTGTCTGATCTCGCCGGTCGGCCATTTGCCGGAGCGGGTGCCCGGTGATTTACAACGCTGCCGCGTGGTGATACCGCCGATGTCAAGGCAGGGCGCCGTAGTGATCGCTGAACCGGGGCGCGCTACGCCACTGGCGCAGCATTTCTTCGATGAGGTACGCCGTTGGCTGACGGGCTAG